The sequence AACGGCCCACTTTAAGCAAGCTTTTGATTGACATAAAGACTTTCGATCATAAACGGGTCAACCCGTCTGGACTTGTTTATTAAATTAGGTTGGGTTCAGGTTTAGAGTTTTGACTATGTTGAACCCGATTTGACCATTAATAATTGGGTCGGGTCTATTATCTGACCCCATTTAGCCTATATAAAATCTGTTTAATCCGTTTGAAACCTGCTTAAGCTGTTTCTGACATGTTTAACCTGATTCGCTTAACTTGTTTAACCTTTACATCCATTAACTTGTTAAAAACCTATTAACCTGTTTAATTCGACTGGATCTGTTTAATGAATGGGTTATGTGGGCGGGtgaggttacctgtttaataaataggtcaggTTTGGGTTGACAATTTTTTGACTTGACCTGTATTCGACCTAACCCATATCTGACCCGACctaacccgattgccaccccctACCGGGGTGGGGTTGGGATCCGAAACCTATCCATACGGAGAGAGAAtaagaaagaggaaagaagaaaacaaagatgaAGATAAAGGGAAAAggtgaaaggaaaagaagaaaaaatgaaagaaaggaaggaagaaataaaaatagaagtaaaggaaaaaagaagaatgaacgggaataagaaaagaagaaagggtagaagaaaggaaagaaagaagaaaagaaagaagagaaataaagaaaggaaaaagggaagagagaTGGAGGATATTCAACCAGCGATGCATGACTAGGACTACTGTCGGGATGGGACAACTGGGCATCCCATTTCATGAAGAAACCGAGACACCTTCGTCTCACGGGGACTTTAAAACTGGGTTGGTAGGTCACTGGGTGTATTCAGCAATTCTTCACTTGCAATGCATCAAAATCATAGTTCGTCTTTTGGCGGCATATTGCCCCATCTCGGGCATTACTGTAGTGCACTGGTAAAACTGTACCGAATCGAGCTTCAATATGGGGGTGTACCCGAGTCTCAGCATGTCGAACTGATTCTTGTATTGGGCGGTTACTAACACTGTACCAGCATGGTATCAATACGAGGTCAGTACCAAGATAGTGAGCCTTGATCGAAACCTTTTTGTTTAAATATTTCTGAGCTTGACAATTACTATAAGTAGGTGGTCCAGCATATTTCTTTTGCTGATTATGAAATGTAGAATCATTTAGGTTATCAATAAGAGAACTATGGAAACTAGCATCCTTATAATCATTTTGGGGGTTTAACCTAATCACTTTCAAATTGTTCTGTTGCTGTTGAAAACATTAAAATTAACGTTTTGTATATATACTCTACAGGGAAGCCGACTTTTAATATGTTCAATATCTCTATTATTCGACTCTTCTTTTGACATTTCATTGCCTTTTCTTGGAAAGAGTTTGAAAATTCAGTTTTTGAAACTTTATGGCAAGCACGCAAAATTATAGGAAAGCTCACACTTATGCAATTTTGTGGAGGTGAAATATCAAATTATGAACTAATCCAGGTTCTATGGGCTTTATGGAAGGTGCCATAAAAGTTTACAGCAGACAACCTTAGTAGCAAGAAACTTAATCTAGGGTAACGACCTACATTGGAAACTCCTAGAAAACTCAAATGCGCAAACCTGCTTAACACTTCTTACTTAAAATGCTTTAAAGTATCTACTTCCCTCCAACCACACCAACTCCCTATTCTGAAACTAAGGGAAAAACTTCTAAGTGCTGTACTACTATACATGCTTGTGCCACAAGGGTTTCGCTAGGTAGCAACCAATGTTTGTAGATATAGTACTAGatatctctcttttttcttcccaTATTGTTAATTTAGTGGTAAGGTACAAGGATTATGCACTTTGAAAAAGAGGCAGGACATtgaggagagaaaaagaaagaacatgAAGAATGTGATGCAGGTTTGGGAAAACATTGATGATCTTTATGAAACAAGGAAAAGGACAGTTGAATTTAATGGAGGAGAAAAGGATCAATCACCAAAAAAGGTAGTTCTTGATTAAGGGAATAAAATTCTAATATTTGGTATTGTGCAATATTTGAAAGGAATTTAAAACTTCAATTGCTCTTGTTTATGAGAGGCAGGAGGATTTCCAATTATCGTTTAGTTTTTGAAGCatttttaatttcatatttttttattttgataggGTGAGACTTTATGTGTAGTATGTTTTTAGATATCAGGTATTCAGGAAACAAGTGCTGGTGCTGGTCTTTCAGTAAAATGGCACTTACCTTATAATTGAGTATAATGAAGGTATGTACATCATGATGGCTGCATTAAAGTGATGGTATATCATCTGTATTATCAGGATTGCTCATGCAGATAATAGTTATGTGGCATTGCCTTTGGAATGCTAAAGTTAGTTTTGGTTATCAGATAATTATGAGCAATGATCTGCAAATTTTTCTTTGACATTATATGAATCACTGTGCTGGATTGATCTTGTTTAATTAAGGGGAAATTTTTTTAGTTCTGAAACTTTAGGTGGGTTGGACTATGTAACCCTTGCTATTGACAACAATTTAACTGTTATTTCTTGATTGATCATGTATATGGTCTTTCATTTGAGGTTTACTGTCAGCCACAGAATCTAATCTACCCATTCTAAGATACAAGATTGATTGAGAGCTAGTCGTAAAGTGAGTAATCTCCAATTATAACATGAATTCtagaaacttgaaaatgaaatgAAGTTTATAATATTGACCATCAATTTTTATTGTCTGGGTAGGATTATATATGTACTGGTTCGTTATTCAACTATATATTTTGGTTTAAGACAACCTGATTATAATCTTTTACCAAGATTTTTGCTAAAATTAGGTTTTAGTTACCAATAAGACAAATGCTTTTATATCAGAAATTGAACTGTATctgaataagaaaaaaaaattagcatTCAAATAGTACCATATACTTCTATTACATGGATTATTAGACATCTATCCAGATTTTATTAGTGGGGCCTGACAAAGCACTTGGGGTtttgagtatttaaagattGATCGACTGAATAATTGCAAAGGATGGAAGTCTCATCTTATCATGTACTGTAAAAGTACAAAcccttcattaagaatgaaacaGAAAGAGGTTACCCAATATTCAATTATGGGTGAAAAGGAGACTAAAATATTAGAATTTGAGAGATCGAAAGTTGCATAGCTAACCATTTGTGTGGCTGCATCCATTGTGAAGATATCCTAGAGAGTTTATTTCAGCAGCTAGCCACTAAATACTAGGAAAAACATTGGTTTCTGATATTATGACAGTTAATGTTAAGGTGCATGAGACATTTGAGGGTTGTCTGTTGCTTCTTCATTGTTTAGGTTCTTCGTTGTATTGTTTTCCATGTATAACTGCATGTGCAATGGTCGTCTCATGAAAACCCTTAACGTGTTCATATTGTATGCTTTTTAAATATGCATCATGTTATCTCTATATTATATGCAAGTCATCAAAAACATGCCTTTTATATTCAACCATGTTACAGATTCCATCTTGATAATTATCGCCTAAGTATTTTAATAAATTTCACTAATTCTTGTTTCATTTAAAATTGTTTTTGTAAGCAGAGACTGATCCAGAAATGAAGACCAGTATCGATCGTTAAGTTGTGGATGTACAAAAAGCTATATTGCACTTATGGGACAGAGAAACACATTATGTACTCATCAAATGCTTGATCTGGAAGCAGAGCCAGGCTATAGTCGACTTCATCCTGATCACTGCATTCTTCAAGGCAACATTCATGACTACCCTGGCCAAAATATACCATCTGGCACTGTCCGCTTCAGGAAATGCAGCAGATCTTGAGCACCATCAATTTCGAGATCATCAATAATGGAAGCATCTATTGTGGGAACCAGTATAGTAATACTCCAAATTGGTCATTCCAGTCCCAAATCTTGATGTAGGTGCTGTTGCTTGGATAAACTTTTATAATCCTTGTATTTTAACCTTCATCTTCCCCTGTACCTCAGATATTGGTTCTGCCAATCAGCTGCCACATTTCATCGATCGCCAGACTATTGGAATTCGTGGGGATGAGTATGGTAGAAGTAATCATTTCTCTCAAAGTCCGAGAGGATCTTGGCAAAAGAAAAAATACAGAAGCAATTCAAGGAAACTGTACCATGCCAATGGCTCTGCAAGCTCAAATTTATCTTCAATATATCTCTCTCAAAATTCCAGACAGACACATTGGGAGGAGCCATATGGATCTGGTGTTAACATGTTGGCTTCCACAACTTCAAATCCATCTGATTATCAAGTTAACAGAACTTTACCGAGCATAGAAGGATCTTTTAGAAGTGCGAGGGACAGATCTAGTTCTTCAGTATTCAGCCTGAATTTGCATTTGTACGCCATTTTAACTATTTACTTCCAGGGAATTATATGAGCCAGTCCTTTCATCTGCCGGTAATGCATGGGCCGCACAGGTTGGAAATAACATTTCTAATGGAGGAAGTTCCAATTGGAACTATACATACGCAATGCCCGATTTGCATGGTAAAGCACTTTATTTTCAAGAAACTGTATCATGATCAATGAGTATTGTTCAACGACTATTCTTCATGAAGGCATCACCTTTTTATATTATATGGAGGCAAGATCTGTTGTTTTGCCTGCCTAATTTATGTTGCATTTAGAAGCTAAAGTGTATTTGGTAATTTTGCTATGGGCGGCTTGTATTTCACATCCATATATGTTCCATGGGTTTTCTGTAAGAGGTTGTGTGTGTGTGGTCAGTGAGTGGGCTGGGTGGCTTGGTGTGGGCTTGCTGTTTTGCTCGTTGAACTGACAGGCTAGCTGGTATTGAATAATTCTTGTGTTTCACTTAACTGATGAGCCAAATGATATACAACTAGCCTAAAGGAGAGGATTtctctacacacacacacacacacacatatatatattatatgtataaTTTAAATTGAAGTTTCTCGTACATAAGACTCTATTTTAACCAGGACTTTCCTGCTTTTGATAGGTAGATCTGTCAGTTTTGGGGCTGTTGAGATGGCAAATATGAGCGACCAAGGATGGCAGGAAATCTCATCCAGTTTGCACCCTGCATCTTTGCCTTATTTTCAGCAACATCCACAGCCTGTTCAAAACATGCAAATTCAGAGTCATAGCCATCATACTAGAATACTGGCTCCTCCTTACCAGCATCTGCTTAGTAACATGCACCCCAACAATCCAAATCCTTCTAATAACAGTCTCCTATCAGGTTCCAGATTCCTATTCTTCCCATCCAATGCTGAACAGGTCTATAGCCTTCTCGGCAGTTAGTCCAGGCAACTCCCAGAAGTTAGCCATGAAAATGTAGGATCCTAACATCAGAGGTGAGTCTTCCCTTTCATTTTCTGCTTCCTCTTATTTGGCATTAGGGAGACATGGCATAAAATGCACATGGATACTTCTTCAATATTGTAATAACTGAATTTGAAATGTGGAAGAGATCCAACAGTTATTCCTTGAAGGATGCCAAGAAACTGTCATTAAACTATCTAATTTATTGGCAACATCCATTCTGCtcatttcatttattttatttcattttgcaCTTTGTTTTCCAAGTTTATCATGGTTTAATCATCTCCTGTCCTTTCTGCTTTTTGGGTGCATATCTCCTGTCCTTTCTTTCAATTGCTTGGCATGTCTAGTGATATGAAGTATGAAAACTTTATGAAATTGctcctatttttattaaattctaaTGTTGGCTATATTTTTTCTGGTTCCTGTTGGGATAGGATGTAAGAAGTGATGCACAATTGTTTTGCCCTGTCAAGTTCTGGCAATTGAGATCTTGGGAGACAATATTAGGATGTAGAGGCCATTTCTGAACAGCCACATAATATTCCATTTGTGGTATATGTCAGAAAGGAAACAAAAGCAAGGTTCTTTGTTGGCATGCTGCATAAGAAGGCATGCAGAGGTGGATACTTGCCACTACTAAATAAAGGATCCTTTGACAGAGaaatgtatatatatttgtcCAACTCTGAAACGTTAGTTCTTTAAGAATTAATGGAACTAGCAGACaaaatcatgttatttaaatcttccttttttcctttttttttttgaggtttgAAGTGCAGGGGAATAGCTGATATGAGGGAGTTCTATGTTAAAGAAAACTCATGATGAAATGAGTGAAGGCAACGCCACTGAAGTGTTAGCTCAGTGGAACTGGGCCTTACTTCCAATCCCGTGGTTCCGAGTttgaaacgcgcgggcgtcgattaaattatggAGACCGGATGCTCCCTGCTCGGACACGTGGTTTGGGAGGGCTTATTGGTCCTCTGGTAGTCTTGGTGGTGCCCGGTGTGAAGTAGTCACACGGGGTTCGAGTCGGAGCCCAGAGGGGTAACCTAGCCGgacacgggtggggagggtatgagtaaaaccggccggggatacccaacacacggtcatttctaCCCCGCATCAAACATTCTCCCTGGCGAGGTGGGGGCCTAGtggggggctgctacgcgggggtagGCTTGTCCTTTTCTCCCCCTTCTCCTTTttcctaagaaaaaaaaaaagaaaaagagtgaaGGCAACAATGTTTCCAAAAACTTGTTTGATTATTGCATAAGTGGCCCTCATGAGTTCATGATCTCTGGTAAACCCAGATTTCTGCAAGCTATGGTCCATATTGACTTGGCCGACATGCTGTGTACCTTGTAACCGGGCTCATAACTGGATGGCTAATCTCCAGAATTATTGTTATACTTCATGCAACATAATTAAGCTCCACCTTTTATTTTCTATCCTCAAGGAGTGGTCAAAACTTAATTTTCAGCTTTTCTGGTCCATGCAGGATCCGGATTTTGTGGAACCCCATGGGCTGTTTGGAGAAAGCAACATTGTTGATGAGCATCATGATATGCGACTGGACATAGATGGCATGTCTTATGAGGTAAATGAATTTTGTGGTTTATGGGGCTTTTTGCACCTGCAACGAACTTAATCTGAAATCACGTACTCTTTAAGTGAGTTGTTTCTGTTTTAAAATCTTCAACACTTTTGCATTTAGATGGTTAATAATGCATTTGAAGAGGTGCCAAACGTTGCATTTGGAATACGGAAACTATAGCCAGTGGCATTGCAGAAATCATTGCAAACTTGGATTTGTCACTAGTAGTTTT is a genomic window of Phoenix dactylifera cultivar Barhee BC4 chromosome 4, palm_55x_up_171113_PBpolish2nd_filt_p, whole genome shotgun sequence containing:
- the LOC103722690 gene encoding probable E3 ubiquitin-protein ligase ZFP1 yields the protein MGQRNTLCTHQMLDLEAEPGYSRLHPDHCILQGNIHDYPGQNIPSGTVRFRKCSRSYIGSANQLPHFIDRQTIGIRGDEYGRSRSVSFGAVEMANMSDQGWQEISSSLHPASLPYFQQHPQPVQNMQIQSHSHHTRILAPPYQHLLSNMHPNNPNPSNNSLLSGSRFLFFPSNAEQRPGIPNTRSFLPRIKHSPWRGGGLVGGCYAGDPDFVEPHGLFGESNIVDEHHDMRLDIDGMSYEELLALEEQIGDVNTGLTEEFILKNLKTIIHGPQMSSLPNQTHKFAPENEACIICQVEYDEKERIGILDCGHSYHAGCIRQWLSVKNLCPICKASALTRDRKDG